From one bacterium genomic stretch:
- the coaBC gene encoding bifunctional phosphopantothenoylcysteine decarboxylase/phosphopantothenate--cysteine ligase CoaBC gives MIITLGIASSISSYKAAEILREFQKAGHTVRVAMTRNATRFVRPILFQSLSQHSVYLDEFRAKKGEVMHVDLARETGLIVFAPASANLIGKFAAGIADDFLTTFFLARRCPVLIAPAMNSYMYQNPVVQQNIAKLKGLGIEFVEPDEGYLACGDEGPGRLAPVSEIVSRALSLIGKSSLLSGRRVVITAGPTWEALDPVRVITNRSSGKMGYAVAEEAISRGADVVLISGPTQLVPPPKAKLLRVESAEQMLNSVLQELDAADYVIKTAAVSDFKPAETLKAKRKKTGRPESILLQPTEDILARVSAKKGRQIVVGFCAETGNLEQNAQKKLENKKLDFIVANLISDSHDPFQADRNEVLILDRLGGMRRLGMASKKEIASQLWDYILERAIELKAQPATAGSI, from the coding sequence ACAAGGCTGCGGAGATTCTTCGCGAGTTTCAGAAAGCGGGGCACACCGTGCGTGTGGCGATGACCCGCAATGCAACCCGTTTTGTGCGTCCGATCCTTTTTCAAAGCCTCAGCCAACATTCGGTTTACCTGGATGAATTCCGCGCCAAAAAAGGAGAGGTTATGCATGTTGACCTTGCCCGGGAAACGGGACTTATCGTTTTTGCGCCCGCAAGCGCAAATCTCATAGGCAAATTTGCGGCGGGCATTGCGGATGATTTTCTCACAACCTTTTTCCTCGCGCGAAGGTGTCCTGTTTTGATCGCGCCCGCAATGAATTCGTACATGTATCAGAATCCCGTTGTGCAGCAAAATATTGCAAAACTAAAGGGACTGGGTATTGAATTTGTCGAGCCGGACGAAGGTTATCTCGCTTGTGGAGATGAAGGTCCCGGAAGGCTGGCGCCGGTTTCGGAGATCGTATCGCGGGCATTAAGCCTCATTGGAAAATCCAGCCTACTCAGCGGAAGAAGAGTTGTCATTACTGCCGGACCAACATGGGAAGCTCTCGATCCGGTCCGGGTCATTACGAATCGCTCTTCGGGCAAAATGGGATACGCGGTTGCGGAAGAAGCAATCTCTCGCGGAGCCGACGTTGTCTTGATCAGCGGTCCAACTCAGCTTGTTCCACCTCCAAAGGCAAAATTGTTGCGCGTCGAATCTGCGGAACAAATGTTGAATTCCGTGCTTCAAGAACTGGATGCTGCGGATTATGTTATCAAAACTGCTGCTGTCTCAGATTTCAAACCTGCCGAAACGCTTAAAGCAAAACGCAAAAAAACAGGCCGACCTGAATCGATATTATTGCAGCCCACCGAGGACATTCTGGCCCGCGTTTCCGCAAAAAAGGGACGCCAGATTGTTGTCGGTTTTTGCGCAGAAACCGGGAACCTGGAGCAGAACGCGCAAAAGAAACTGGAAAATAAAAAACTCGATTTTATCGTGGCAAATTTGATCAGCGACTCTCACGATCCTTTTCAAGCGGATCGAAACGAAGTGCTGATCCTGGATCGACTCGGCGGAATGCGCCGCCTGGGCATGGCCAGCAAAAAAGAAATCGCATCTCAACTGTGGGACTATATTCTTGAACGAGCAATCGAACTCAAAGCACAACCTGCCACCGCAGGATCCATCTGA
- a CDS encoding uracil-DNA glycosylase → MNEQSNSKHNLPPQDPSETIRQWIETCRDLGITEFYRQEIHVKTDEVGPQKLKLLEELRLNEIGNCVRCKLHKRRKTIVFGEGNPSAKLMLIGEAPGADEDQQGRPFVGRAGQLLMQMIKAIGFQRSDVYIANVLKCRPPENRNPEADEIAECSPFLYKQISIIQPKLIIALGTFAAQLILNSKSSISSLRSRVYDMPYGRVVATYHPSFLLRSPQKKPEAWEDLKLVKKILDED, encoded by the coding sequence TTGAACGAGCAATCGAACTCAAAGCACAACCTGCCACCGCAGGATCCATCTGAAACAATCCGGCAATGGATCGAAACCTGCCGGGACCTCGGTATCACTGAATTCTACAGGCAGGAAATCCATGTCAAAACGGACGAAGTTGGCCCTCAAAAATTAAAGCTTCTGGAAGAATTGCGACTGAATGAAATCGGCAACTGTGTCCGGTGCAAACTCCACAAAAGACGCAAAACTATTGTCTTTGGTGAAGGGAATCCTTCCGCAAAATTGATGCTAATCGGCGAAGCTCCCGGAGCTGATGAAGATCAGCAGGGGCGTCCCTTCGTCGGGCGGGCGGGCCAACTGCTCATGCAGATGATCAAGGCGATCGGTTTTCAGCGTTCTGACGTCTACATCGCCAACGTCTTGAAGTGCCGGCCTCCTGAAAACCGGAATCCCGAAGCGGATGAGATTGCCGAATGCTCCCCTTTTCTCTACAAACAAATCTCCATCATTCAGCCGAAACTGATTATTGCCCTGGGAACCTTTGCCGCTCAGTTAATTCTGAATTCCAAATCTTCGATTTCCTCTCTACGGAGTCGAGTCTACGATATGCCATATGGGAGGGTTGTTGCAACTTACCATCCTTCCTTCCTGCTTCGCTCCCCACAAAAAAAACCGGAAGCATGGGAAGACTTAAAACTGGTCAAGAAGATCCTGGATGAAGATTAA
- a CDS encoding cytochrome c maturation protein CcmE gives MNGKTALVASILVVVAAMGFLVYTGLTDNMVYYYHVDEFLTKAASLDRETIKVNGKVQKGSINKQDLDYSFVIHGQPQNIVQVNYHGIVPDTFKDGSDVVVEGSYDRDARKFHATTLLAKCPTKYEPQNQSKPE, from the coding sequence ATGAACGGTAAAACCGCTTTAGTCGCTAGCATTCTGGTGGTTGTAGCCGCAATGGGTTTTCTTGTTTATACAGGGCTAACCGACAACATGGTCTACTACTACCATGTGGATGAATTTCTCACGAAAGCTGCAAGCCTGGATCGGGAGACAATAAAAGTGAATGGTAAAGTCCAAAAAGGCTCCATTAACAAACAGGACTTGGACTACAGTTTTGTAATTCATGGTCAGCCTCAAAACATTGTTCAGGTGAATTATCACGGAATAGTTCCCGATACTTTCAAAGACGGATCGGATGTCGTTGTGGAAGGGAGTTATGATCGTGATGCCAGGAAATTCCACGCCACGACATTGCTGGCCAAGTGTCCAACGAAGTACGAACCACAGAATCAAAGCAAACCGGAATAG
- the priA gene encoding primosomal protein N', with product MRYVQVSIPKSPLGPLTYSVPDQFPRLEEGMRVLVPLGTRFLTGFIIELDPAFDKTLEIRPIADLVDSLNLFSKTMLELTKWMAEYYLAEWGDILKAALPPGLDIRPQTIISVTIHGKAVTRNHPLLQILSEKSNLPLKEVYKLFGQHGTFSQIRKLEEEGLVQILPSRTTQRQGHNMVELVQTSEPPEKEKERQIYNFLSQQSRPVFLEEVRKAFPNSSAILRKLDSQGQIRRFWLPAAAAKFWPALPEIQKTNPAQQKAIQKILSQKDSFGVYLLHGVTGSGKTEVYLRVAKDILSQKKTVLMLVPEIALLPLIVRRAEQFLRCKISVLHSELAERERLEEWQKARRGEVRLVIGTRSALFAPLPDLGLIVIDEEHDGSFKQGEYPRYHARESAIIRAQLEGCPILLGSATPSLESYYNSGNGKYTYLSLPSRVEERPLPATRLIDMKEEYKQTGDPIFSRFLLDRISETLDRGEQVLVLQNRRGYAAWLMCRECGNILECPNCSMTLTYHKQQNRMICHYCDYARIAPRSCEKCGSGYLHLFGVGTEKLVESLKRFFREAKIERMDRDSTRKAGSIANILTRFALHEIDILVGTQMIAKGHDFPGITLVGVIGADSGIGIPDFRASERLYQLITQVSGRSGRGHEPGLVVLQTFHPDHYAVRSAMDQSYQEFYEKEIRFRRVMQFPPYVAMANIIFSGKNGPAALEEARQFAKYLLVFKNDSMKLTGPAIAPIARLKGLNRFQILLKSAARKPLRDCLRAALGEYEKHPKRQSQVMIDIDPYSLT from the coding sequence ATGCGCTACGTTCAGGTATCCATACCTAAATCACCTCTGGGTCCTTTGACGTATTCCGTACCGGATCAATTTCCTCGACTGGAAGAAGGAATGCGCGTTCTAGTGCCTCTTGGGACTCGCTTTCTAACCGGTTTCATCATTGAGCTGGATCCTGCTTTTGATAAAACGCTGGAGATCCGCCCCATCGCAGATTTAGTTGACTCACTCAACTTATTTTCAAAAACGATGTTGGAGCTCACAAAATGGATGGCAGAATACTACCTCGCCGAGTGGGGAGATATTTTGAAGGCGGCTCTGCCTCCCGGCCTCGACATCCGGCCGCAAACAATCATCTCCGTTACGATTCACGGAAAGGCGGTGACCCGAAATCATCCTTTATTACAGATTCTCTCCGAAAAAAGTAATTTGCCGCTGAAAGAAGTCTACAAATTGTTCGGGCAACACGGAACCTTCTCTCAAATTCGAAAGTTGGAAGAAGAAGGACTCGTGCAAATCCTTCCTTCCAGAACCACACAAAGACAGGGACATAACATGGTGGAACTGGTGCAAACATCAGAACCGCCTGAAAAAGAAAAGGAGCGGCAGATTTACAATTTCTTAAGTCAGCAAAGCCGGCCCGTTTTTTTGGAAGAAGTTAGAAAGGCTTTTCCAAACTCCTCCGCCATTCTGAGAAAATTGGATTCACAGGGACAGATCAGACGCTTCTGGCTGCCCGCTGCTGCAGCGAAATTCTGGCCGGCACTGCCTGAAATCCAGAAAACGAACCCGGCACAACAAAAAGCAATTCAGAAGATCCTTTCACAGAAGGACTCTTTCGGAGTTTACCTTCTTCATGGCGTAACAGGAAGTGGAAAAACAGAAGTCTATTTGCGCGTTGCAAAAGACATTCTTTCGCAAAAAAAGACTGTGCTGATGCTCGTCCCGGAAATCGCCCTGTTGCCGCTAATCGTTAGAAGAGCCGAACAATTCCTGCGATGTAAAATCAGCGTGTTGCACTCCGAGCTTGCCGAACGGGAACGCCTGGAAGAATGGCAGAAGGCAAGGCGAGGCGAAGTTCGACTGGTGATCGGAACGCGCTCCGCGTTGTTCGCGCCACTCCCCGATTTAGGTTTGATCGTTATCGATGAAGAGCACGACGGTTCCTTCAAACAAGGAGAATATCCGCGGTATCATGCGCGTGAAAGCGCAATCATACGCGCGCAACTGGAAGGTTGTCCGATCCTTTTGGGATCAGCAACTCCTTCCCTGGAATCCTATTACAACTCCGGAAATGGGAAATACACGTATCTGTCGTTGCCTTCGCGCGTGGAAGAGCGTCCGCTGCCAGCGACGCGACTGATCGATATGAAAGAAGAATACAAACAAACAGGAGACCCCATCTTTTCCCGATTTCTGCTGGACAGGATTTCGGAAACGCTGGACCGCGGCGAACAGGTTCTGGTTCTGCAAAACCGGCGCGGTTATGCCGCATGGCTCATGTGCCGCGAATGCGGGAATATTCTGGAGTGCCCCAATTGCAGCATGACATTGACCTATCACAAACAACAAAACCGCATGATCTGCCACTACTGTGACTATGCGCGAATTGCGCCCAGATCCTGTGAGAAGTGCGGAAGCGGCTATCTCCACCTGTTTGGCGTGGGAACAGAAAAACTTGTTGAGTCACTAAAGAGATTTTTCCGGGAAGCAAAGATCGAACGGATGGATCGCGATTCGACGCGAAAAGCCGGAAGCATTGCCAACATTTTGACCCGGTTTGCGCTTCATGAGATTGATATTCTAGTCGGGACCCAGATGATTGCGAAAGGACATGATTTTCCCGGAATCACGCTCGTTGGAGTGATCGGAGCAGATTCCGGAATCGGCATTCCCGATTTTCGCGCATCTGAAAGGCTGTATCAGCTGATCACCCAGGTATCCGGCCGGAGCGGGCGAGGCCACGAGCCGGGACTGGTGGTTTTGCAGACCTTCCACCCGGACCACTACGCTGTGCGGTCAGCGATGGATCAAAGTTATCAGGAATTCTATGAAAAGGAGATCCGCTTCCGCAGAGTCATGCAATTTCCACCCTATGTGGCAATGGCAAATATTATTTTTTCCGGCAAAAATGGTCCGGCCGCTTTGGAGGAAGCCAGACAGTTCGCAAAGTACCTTCTGGTCTTCAAGAATGACTCCATGAAATTGACCGGACCTGCCATCGCCCCGATCGCGCGTCTGAAAGGACTCAATCGTTTTCAAATTCTTCTGAAAAGCGCCGCGCGAAAGCCACTGCGAGATTGCCTGCGCGCAGCATTGGGGGAGTATGAAAAGCACCCCAAACGCCAATCACAAGTTATGATTGATATTGATCCTTACTCGCTCACTTAA